The genomic region TACTTTCAAAAGGATAAGAAAATTAATATTTTATTTTCTATTTGCAAAGCCTGTTAAAAAATTCAAGAATACATGAACTCCTGCTTTAACAGTAATTCCTGATTTATCGCGTAAGGGATCTAAACATACAATATCCATTGCTTGGACTAATGGATGTGAGCCCGCAATGTATATGGCTTCAAATAATTCATCCGTTCTCATTCCTCCTGTTGTTCCTGCTGGTACACCAGGGGCATAAGCCACATCAAGAACATCCATATCTACTGTTAGATAGATGACATCCACTTCCTTGGCTAAATCATCTAAGGCTCTTTCAACTATACAAGAAATCCCTGTTTTTCTAGCTTGAAGTAAGGTTACGTAATTAACACTTTTAGTATCTGCATACTCTTTGAGAGATTTCGAGTTATAAAATCCATGCAGGCCAATATTCCAAACGTTTTTGCCTTCAATTGTACCACTCTCAATCAGGTTTCGAATGGGCGTTCCATTTGATGGTCCGTTATCTTCTAAACTGCGTAAATCAAAATGTGTATCGAATTGAAGAATTCCTATACGTTGTTCTGGATGCGACTCTTTCCAGCCTTTTACTAACATAGCCGTAATCGAATGATCTCCCCCTAACATGATAGGCAGTGTATGAGGGTGATATTTCCGCATTGAAATCATGGCTTCTTTAATATACTGATGAGAAAGTGAAATATCTGTTACATGCTGTTTGACATCGCCTAAATCTAAAACCGATAAGGGGGTCAAATCCGTATCATATTCAATATGATACGGATTAAACGATTTCCATAGTTGTCTCATGGCCAAGGGAGTTTCACTTGCTCCTGATGCACTAATAGAAGATCTCGAAAGAGGGACTCCCAAAACGGTTACATCTACAGCTTGAAAATCTATTTCATCTTGCACTTCAAAAGTCTCGATCCAATCACTTACCTTAGGTTCAGTTGAACGCTGTCTTTCCCAATGAAAAGAGGGACGATTAAGTTGTGGGTACGGGTACGTCACGTAAAACCCCACCTTCCACAATCACTTGTCCTTTTTTAATGACAGTATCTACAAGGTTCACTGCATAGTTATATTGCAACGTTTGATAATTCGGTGCATCAAATAAAACAAGGTCCCCTTTCTTTCCTACTTCGATACTCCCAACTTCATCAGCTCTTCCAATGGCATGAGCTGCATTGATTGTACATGCTGTTAGGACTTCGGCTGGCGTCATCTTCATCGTAAGACATGCTAGATTCATAATAAAAGGTAATGATTCAGTAGGTGATGACCCTGGATTACGATCAGTTGAAAGGGCAACCGGAACTCCAGCTTCAATCATCTTTCTTGCATTCGCAGGCTTCTCCATTAAAAAGAACGCTGTACCTGGCAACAAGACTGCAATAACACCACTTTTAGCCATTTGCTTAATACCTTCATCGGATGCCTGTAATAAATGGTCGGCTGAAACAGCCCCTACTTTTGCTGCAAGTTCTGCACCGCCAAATTGAACAATTTCATCTGCATGTATTTTTGGCTTTAATCCGTAGACTTTTCCTGCCTCAAGAATTTGCTCCGACTGTTGAATTGTAAAAACTCCTTCTTCACAAAAAACATCGCAAAACTCAGCCAAATTTTCTTCTGCAACTCTTGGAATCATTTCCTCTATCACTAAACGAACAAATTCGTCTGGATTTTCTTTATATTCAACTGGAACAGCATGAGCTCCCATGAAGGTAGAAACTAAATCTATAGGATGCCTTTCGTCGAGCTTTTTGGCTGCTCGTAGCTGTTTCAATTCATCTTCTAGTGTCAAACCATATCCACTTTTCGCTTCAACCGTCGTAACTCCATATTGTAGAAAACGATTTAGGCGTTTGGAGGTTTCTTGAATCAATTGTTCTTCTGTAGCTTCTCTTGTACTTGTTGTTGTTTGGAGAATTCCTCCGCCTGCCTTTAGGATATCAATATATTTAGCTCCGTTTAATCGCATCTCTAGCTCTTTTTCACGACTTCCCCCAAACACAATGTGAGTATGAGCATCGATTAGACCTGGAGTAACAATCTTTCCTGAAGCCTCAATCGTATTTATATGTCCATTCAACGTATGAACATAACGTTCTGCTTCAACATCCGATCCAACAAACGTAATCAACCCATTTTCTACTACAACACTGCCATGCTCGATAATACCGATATCGGACATATCTTGAGCGCGTTTTGGTTCTTTAGTTCCGCCTCTAACTGTAATCAGTTGTGAGGCGCGTTTAATATACGTAATAGATGACATAATGCTCACTCCTTTTCTTTTAGTCTAATGTTGGAATGTTCATGCCTTTTTCTTTGGCAGTTTGAATGGCTAATTCATAGCCTGCATCTAAATGACGAACTACCCCCATACCAGGGTCTGTTGTTAATACGCGTTCAAGACGTTTAGCTGCATCTTCTGTGCCATCTGCTACTACAACCATACCTGCATGAAGAGAATATCCCATACCTACGCCACCACCATGATGGACGGATACCCAACTTGCCCCTGCAGCTGTATTAACTAGTGCATTTAAAATAGGCCAATCTGCTACAGCATCACTGCCATCTCTCATCGCTTCTGTTTCGCGGTTTGGCGAAGCAACAGATCCCGCGTCTAAATGATCTCTACCAATAACAATAGGTGCTGAAAGTTCTCCAGATGCAACCATTTCATTAATAATTTTTCCAAATCGTGCACGTTCTCCATATCCTAACCAACAGATACGTGCCGGTAATCCTTGAAATTCAATTTTTTCTCTCGCCATTTTAATCCAGTTACAAAGATGGGTATTATATGAGAATTCACGTAAAATAACTTCATCTGTTTTATAAATATCTTCTGGATCACCTGATAAAGCTACCCAACGGAACGGTCCTTTTCCTTCACAGAATTGAGGACGGATATAAGCAGGTACAAAACCTGGGAAGTTGAACGCGTCTTTTACACCTTCATCTAACGCTACTTGACGAATATTATTTCCGTAGTCGAAAGCAATGGCTCCTTCTTTCTGCATATCTAACATAGCCTGAACATGAACAGCCATACTAGCTTTAGATTTTCTTACATATTCCTCTGGATTCTGATTACGTAATGTTTCTCCTTCCGATAGAGTTAATCCAATTGGTAGATAACCATTTAATGGATCATGTGCCGAGGTTTGATCTGTTACAATGTCTGGAATAAAGCCGCGTTTAATCATTTGAGGAAGCACTTCAGCTGCATTTCCAACCAACCCGATAGAAAGCGCTTTCTTTTCTTTTTTTGCTTCTTTAGCTATTTTAATTGCCTCGTCCAAACTTTCTACCACAATGTCACAATAGCGTGTTTCAATTCGTTTTTCGATGCGTGTTCGGTCAACATCAATTCCAATGACCACGCCACCTGCCATTGTAACGGCTAATGGCTGGGCGCCTCCCATGCCTCCTAATCCAGCTGTTACGGTAATGGTACCTTCGAGACTACCATTAAAATGTTGTTTCGCACATTCAGCAAATGTTTCATACGTACCTTGTACAATGCCTTGGCTTCCAATATAAATCCAGCTACCGGCTGTCATTTGCCCGTACATCATCAATCCTTTTTTATCGAGTTCATGGAACTTTTCCCAATTCGCAAAGGCCGGAACAATATTGGAGTTAGCTAAGAGCACACGTGGTGCATCTTTATGAGTTTTAAAAACAGCTACAGGCTTGCCTGACTGTACTAATAATGTTTCATCTTCTTCTAAATCTTTTAAAGTGGATACAATACGATCAAAGGCATCCCAATTTCGAGCTGCTTTCCCTATTCCCCCGTATACAACTAATTTCTCTGGATGTTCTGCCACTTGTGGGTCTAGGTTATTCATTAACATACGAAGAACAGCCTCTTGGACCCACCCTTTTGTATTTAATTCAATTCCTTTAGGAGCGCAGTATTTGCGCAAGTTAACTGATTGAGTATTCATCATATAGTCCCCTTTCTGTTAATTAATAGTTTATTAAAAAAACACTAACAGAAACAGAAGACAATAATCAGAATATAAGTAATATTAAAACTATAACAATCTTTAATATTACCAAATTCTTCATTAATTATAGGAAAATAACTAGATATCTAGATTAACATTTGATTTTTCCAGGTAGAAGGTGATACACCAGTCTGATTTTTAAATACCCTACTGAAATAATTTGGGTCTGAAAAACCTATAGAAAATGAAATTTGCTGAATTGACAGTGATGTTGTAGATAATAGATGTTTAGCTTTATTTATCCGAACATTCGTAAGGTATTGCTGAAATGTTTGTGATGTTCTCTGAGATAATACATAACTAAAATAACTTGGACTTTTATTAACATAATCAGCTACTACTATGAGATTTAAATCTGTCCGACTGAAGTGTTCATCAATAAACCTCAAACCGAGTTCAATAAAGTCATTTTGAGTATTTTTTTGCTGAGTTTTAACTTGTTCTAAAATTTTATCAATAAAAAGTAATAATTCCTGTACAACTTTAAAAAGTACTGGTGAATTAAGAACAATGTTAAAAATGTTTTGATATTGTTCCTCTAATGCTTGATTTTTTTCTAATCGATAGGATTTCATATGCCTCCGTATCTGTGCAAGAATACTAGTAAGGCTAATACGGATTAACTCA from Priestia megaterium harbors:
- a CDS encoding agmatinase family protein; the protein is MTYPYPQLNRPSFHWERQRSTEPKVSDWIETFEVQDEIDFQAVDVTVLGVPLSRSSISASGASETPLAMRQLWKSFNPYHIEYDTDLTPLSVLDLGDVKQHVTDISLSHQYIKEAMISMRKYHPHTLPIMLGGDHSITAMLVKGWKESHPEQRIGILQFDTHFDLRSLEDNGPSNGTPIRNLIESGTIEGKNVWNIGLHGFYNSKSLKEYADTKSVNYVTLLQARKTGISCIVERALDDLAKEVDVIYLTVDMDVLDVAYAPGVPAGTTGGMRTDELFEAIYIAGSHPLVQAMDIVCLDPLRDKSGITVKAGVHVFLNFLTGFANRK
- the hutI gene encoding imidazolonepropionase, which encodes MSSITYIKRASQLITVRGGTKEPKRAQDMSDIGIIEHGSVVVENGLITFVGSDVEAERYVHTLNGHINTIEASGKIVTPGLIDAHTHIVFGGSREKELEMRLNGAKYIDILKAGGGILQTTTSTREATEEQLIQETSKRLNRFLQYGVTTVEAKSGYGLTLEDELKQLRAAKKLDERHPIDLVSTFMGAHAVPVEYKENPDEFVRLVIEEMIPRVAEENLAEFCDVFCEEGVFTIQQSEQILEAGKVYGLKPKIHADEIVQFGGAELAAKVGAVSADHLLQASDEGIKQMAKSGVIAVLLPGTAFFLMEKPANARKMIEAGVPVALSTDRNPGSSPTESLPFIMNLACLTMKMTPAEVLTACTINAAHAIGRADEVGSIEVGKKGDLVLFDAPNYQTLQYNYAVNLVDTVIKKGQVIVEGGVLRDVPVPTT
- the hutU gene encoding urocanate hydratase, translating into MNTQSVNLRKYCAPKGIELNTKGWVQEAVLRMLMNNLDPQVAEHPEKLVVYGGIGKAARNWDAFDRIVSTLKDLEEDETLLVQSGKPVAVFKTHKDAPRVLLANSNIVPAFANWEKFHELDKKGLMMYGQMTAGSWIYIGSQGIVQGTYETFAECAKQHFNGSLEGTITVTAGLGGMGGAQPLAVTMAGGVVIGIDVDRTRIEKRIETRYCDIVVESLDEAIKIAKEAKKEKKALSIGLVGNAAEVLPQMIKRGFIPDIVTDQTSAHDPLNGYLPIGLTLSEGETLRNQNPEEYVRKSKASMAVHVQAMLDMQKEGAIAFDYGNNIRQVALDEGVKDAFNFPGFVPAYIRPQFCEGKGPFRWVALSGDPEDIYKTDEVILREFSYNTHLCNWIKMAREKIEFQGLPARICWLGYGERARFGKIINEMVASGELSAPIVIGRDHLDAGSVASPNRETEAMRDGSDAVADWPILNALVNTAAGASWVSVHHGGGVGMGYSLHAGMVVVADGTEDAAKRLERVLTTDPGMGVVRHLDAGYELAIQTAKEKGMNIPTLD